A stretch of the Filimonas lacunae genome encodes the following:
- a CDS encoding helix-turn-helix domain-containing protein: protein MKKQAIAIHRDELKNTGVDVAPLGEQSECVQLPHRDDHYMFMIQQKGSCVWELDFNEVKLSGTSLGYVAPGQVHRYVRHTNSVGWLVFVTPERISAQYREILSTYQHIQQVVAVPKNHAAFTITPLLIDARNEDATLLRKTICHSLVDVLAGLVASGIAQAHQAVGLIGSQKYHTVLRFKQLVIAHYKEKKLVKDYSALLNLTPLYLNEVVKEITGFPASYWIQESILLEAKRLLHYTTLDVKQVAYELGYDDHAYFSRFFKKHTGMTATAFRNR, encoded by the coding sequence ATGAAGAAGCAGGCAATAGCTATACATAGGGATGAGCTGAAAAATACGGGGGTAGACGTAGCGCCCCTTGGCGAGCAGTCGGAGTGTGTGCAGTTGCCGCACCGGGATGACCATTATATGTTTATGATTCAACAGAAGGGTAGTTGTGTGTGGGAGTTGGATTTTAATGAAGTGAAACTGTCGGGCACCTCTTTAGGTTATGTAGCGCCGGGTCAGGTGCATCGCTATGTACGTCATACCAACAGCGTGGGCTGGCTGGTTTTTGTAACTCCTGAACGCATATCGGCGCAATACCGTGAAATACTTAGTACTTACCAACACATACAGCAGGTAGTTGCTGTTCCAAAAAATCATGCTGCTTTCACTATCACTCCTTTATTAATTGATGCCAGGAATGAGGATGCTACCTTGCTTCGGAAAACTATTTGTCATTCCCTGGTTGATGTGCTGGCCGGACTGGTGGCATCAGGTATTGCACAGGCGCACCAGGCGGTAGGTTTAATTGGTAGTCAGAAATACCATACTGTGCTGCGGTTTAAACAGTTGGTGATAGCGCATTATAAAGAAAAGAAGCTGGTAAAAGATTATTCTGCCCTGCTAAACCTTACACCATTATACCTGAATGAGGTGGTGAAAGAAATAACCGGCTTCCCGGCCAGTTATTGGATTCAGGAGAGCATTTTACTGGAAGCCAAACGGTTATTGCATTACACCACGCTGGATGTAAAGCAGGTGGCGTATGAATTAGGGTATGACGATCACGCTTATTTTTCCCGTTTTTTTAAAAAGCATACCGGAATGACAGCTACTGCATTTAGAAACAGGTAA